AAAGCGTTCTTTTAACTGTTTATGCTCTAACAGAATCACGCGTTGTTCAGCAACTCGCTGAGCAATAATAATCAATTCTTGCACATTAATTGGCTTGCGCAAATAGTCATAAGCACCTGCTCTGAGGGCTTGAATAGCCAGTTCAACTTCACTATTGGCTGTAAATAAAACAACATCAGTCTCTTTACCCTCTGGCATCGCGGCAATTTTTCGCAACAGATCCAGCCCAGATAACCCAGGCATGACGATATCAGATAGAACCAAAGGGAAATACCGCTCAGTAAAACGCTCAAGCGCCTCTTCACCGCTACTGCATTCGACCACGTCATGGCCGGCACGCAAAAGTGCTTTCGCCACCCAATACCGACTCGTTCGGGAATCATCTACTAAGAGAACATTCATTAGGCTCCTCCATCTATGGTTTGAACAGAGAAGCATTTGTCTTTCGTATGTATCATTGATCCTCTGCTCAATTTTATACCTTATAAATGATAAGTTAAAATTAATAATTACCTTAATATACCTATTAAACCAAGTTTCGACAAAACCCTTCTTTATACCCTTCTTTTTTACATATTTTGCAATTTATTAGCCTTAAATTATTGATGTATCCAGTATTCTCAGTATTTTTATCAGCAGTTTAGTTCTAAAATGATATCTCTACACCAATTCTGCCTATATATAGCACAAAAGGCAAATCATGGCCTCTGCCTTTATGATCATTCTTCTCTAGGTTCATAAAACTTCAAAGCCTGTTTCATACGTTGCACAAGGGTATTCCTAATATGTTCCGGCTCTAATACTTCGACCGCACTACCAAAAGACAAGATATAACTGTATATCCACTCCCCCGCTGGAAGAGCGATTTCAATAATAAAAAAATCGTCATCTTTCTTTACAATATAGGAATCGTCAAAATAATCATAAAGTCGATTTAACACCTTAGCCTGAAAGCGAAGTCTTAGCTGAACATCAGGCGCAGAAGCTTCTTGATCACGACCTGAATCTGTACTGGACTTCGGCTTTCGAACAAATGTTTCTGACGTAATCTCTAAATTTTTCAGTCGGGAAATACGGAAAGTTCTTGCTTCCATTCTTTGCTGGCAATAGGCAACTAAATACCACGCATTACCTTTAAAGATAAGTTTCTCTGGCTCAGCCAAGCGGCTGCTTTTATGCCCGTCCGCATTCACATAGTCAAAACGTATGACCTGGCGCTGCAGCATGGCTCTTTTAATATCGTTAAACTTATTCTTCTCATTAGGCATACTGCCCCAAGGTGAAAAATCGACTTCTACCCAGTCATAGTTGACAGCATGTTTGAATAATGCGCCCATCTTCTCAAGGACAATATCCACTTCTGGATATTGAGTAGCCTGCAAGGTTTTGACTGCCAACAGCAGGCTTTCACTTTCCTCTTCTGTGATCAGGGTTCGACTCATCGCATAGTGATCTAGAAGAGAGATTCCGCCTCCACTGCCTTTGTTCATATATACTGGGACTCCAGCAGCAGAGAGGGTATCAATATCCCGATAAATTGTTCTTGTAGAAACGCCAAAACGATCGGCCAGCTCTTTTGCCGTGATCGACCCTTTGTTCAGCAATATCGTTGTAATTTCAAATAATCGGTTAAATTTCATGTTATCACCCAGTATCATTATAGCACTAAATATGACAGTCATGTGTCATATTTAGTGCTTCTTTCTCAATGCTATAATAAAGCCGTCATATTATAGTATCTAAATGGATACTATAATACAAAAAAGTACGTACTTGCAGATTGCCTGCTTATTCTCTATGATTAAGATGTGATAAAATTACTAATTTTTCCATTGGAAGGAAGTGGATCATGAAAAAATCAATTGGAGCCAATACTTTTGCCTTACCGACACCAGTCTGGGTAGTAGGAAGCTATGATGAAAGTGGAGCCCCCAACATTATGACTGCTGCCTGGGGCGGAATCTGCTGCTCCGTTCCTCCATGCGTAACCGTATCTTTGCAAAAAATCCGTGCTTCATATGACTACATTTTGAAGCATAAAGCGTTCACAGTCAGTATTCCTTCGACAAAACACATTGCTGAAGCCGATTATGTCGGCATCTTCAGTGGAAAAAAAGCTGACAAATTTGCTGTATCTGGCCTTACCGCAGTTCGCAGCGAACTGGTAGACGCACCGTATGTTGAAGAATTTCCGCTCATTTTGGAATGCCGATTAATTCAAACCGTCGATTTGGGATTGCATACTCAGTTTATTGGTGAAATCCTGGATGTAAAAGCCGATGAAGCTGTTTTGGGTGATAACGGCCTGCCAGCATTGGGCAAAGTAGATCCGTTTACCTTTAGCCCTCCGGAACGGCAGTATTACAGCATCGGGCACAGTATCGGCACTGCCTTTTCAGTTGGTGCGAAACTAGGAAAATAAATGACATGGATACGAAAGGTTTATGATGATGATCGTTTTAGTAGCAACCATGAAAGCAAAGTCTGGTAAAGAAGCGGCACTAGAGACTGCTTTAAAGTCAGTAATCCCCTCGGTAGAGCGTGAGTCAGGCACATTACAGTACATATTGCACCGTTCACAGCATGATCCAGGTAAGTTTCTATTTTATGAAAAATACAGTGATAAAGCTGCCTTGGATTTTCACGGTTCCACCCTCTACCTAAAAGAATTGTTTGACAAGCTGACTGATTTATTAGAGGAGACTCCAGCCATTGATCTATACGAGGAAATTGCGCGCATTAATAAATAAAATAAGCCTGTTTAGCAATGATTCTGCTAAACAGGCTGTTTGTTTTTCTGAAACATATTTTTAATTTTAGCTTTAATAAACTCTTTCAAATCCATAACCTCCTTAATTTCTAACTAGATCTATCTGTTACCGCACATTTGTGTGTATATGCACTTATATAAATAAAAAAATAACTGGAAAAGACACCACCCAGCACTAGTTCATGTTTCTTAAAACATTGGCGGTTCCTTTCTGCTTTAGTAAAGCAAAACCCGGTTATAATTTTAATATATTTATCCATTTAATTATTGATTATTATAATAAAAAAAGCTTTTAGATCATTGACTGTTCTTGAACAGAATACCAAGGTTCGGAATATCATACCTATGCGAAGATTCTTTTAGAGAGGTGCGTTTTCTCGTGAGAAAGCTTGTGATCCTGGCAGTCCTTCTAGTATTTTGCATGACCTTGTTAACGCCAATCGCGTCAGCGGCATCATGGCGGTTTATTACCTCAAGTTCATTTGCCACTTACTATTTTGATACTTCGAGCGTTCAGTATCTCACCACTACCGATGGCGAACGCTATATCCAGGTTTGGCTTCATGGCGTTTTCTATAGTATTCAAGAAGATGGTGCAAAAACATTTACTGAGCAGATATGGTATAGAACTGACCGTAAGGCATACGCCCTCAAAGCTTTGTACCGTTATGCCCCAAACGGAGATACAATCAGCACTTTAATACAGCGAGGTTATTGGATAAATTTCCTTCCTGGCTCTATAGGCGAGCAAACCTATGATAAGGTGAAAGATTATTGCGAGCAAAACTTATAAACCTATTGCCAGTATCCTAGTTGATACACATGGCTGCCTTCGAACAAACGGCAAGGTTCACAGATTAGAACCCTGCCGTTTCCTATTGTTCATATCCACATCGAGCAACACTTGAGCTTATAAGTCTAACAAAATATTTTCATTATTTTTGCTCATATATCGTTGGTGTGGGACATACAATTATTTAAACAGCTTATCCAGATTAATCCAATTAGGTGTTTGCATTGCAATGTCTGTGAGTCGTTTTAGATAGGAAGGGATAATCTTGATGCGACGTGTCGAAAATAAAATAATTGCCTATACATCAATCAAACGGGAAGACATCCTTACAGGGCTCAGCTATGATGATCTTGTAACGGCTTTTGAACATGAGATGGGGTGGTGGAATCCGCTTGACGAAAGTTCGCTGATTCAGCCAGCCTATTCTTGGGAAGAAAGAAAAAAAGTTTACCAGGGCACGGCTGAACCGCATGGGCTGATGATTTTTAGCCGAATTGATCAAGGCCGTTTAGCAGGACCTGATACTGGAATAAGACAGTGTTTGTTATACTTGGTAGGAAATCCGGTCATTGCCGAGCAAATTCTTCGCATAGATGTCCGCGCCAGCCTCTACGTCCCATTCCGTGTTTGTCTTTATGACCCTAGAGACTCCGGTGGTGCAATCATTTCTTTTGAGCGACCATCTTCATTTATCGCAGCACTTCGCAGTGCTGAGTTAATGAAATTCGGCTACCTGCTTGATAAAAAAATTGACTCAGTTATACAGTCTATCTTAGACAAACATAACTGAACCTCTTGACACGCAAATATGAATTTCTATTTCATTCTGTGCAAAGCCATCGCCAATAAACTAGAGTTCACTAACCAGTTAGTGAACTCTAGTTTATTGGCGATTCATTTTTATAAAATACAAATTGCGATTATATCTGCCAGGCTTGCGATAATAGCTCGATTCCTTTTTCCAATTCATCTGCATTCAGCCGGCCAAAGCCAAGCATGACCCGAGAAGGATATGGATAACTCCCTGAGTAAGTATCGGAAATGGGAAATATACGAACATTTTTCTCTAAGGCGCGCTCAAGAAGCTCATTCTCATTAAACAAATGGTCCGTTAGCTCTAAAACAACATGCAGCCCTGCGCCTTGTCCCAGAATATTGACTCGGCTGCCGAAATGGCGATCAATGGCATGAGTCATCACATCGTGCTTTTTTTTATAGATCGTTCTCATTTTCCGAAGATGCCGTTCCCAATAACCTTGCCCGATAAATTTGGCTAGTGTCCTTTGCTCTATTAATGAAGCCGTAGCAGCGTAGTTGCAAAATAGTTTTCGATACAGGCTCAGATATGGATAAGGCAGAACCATATAACCGATTCGCAAGGCAGGCGATAAAACTTTAGAGAAAGTCCCCATATAAATAATGTTGCCTTTAGGATGCAAGCCTTGTAACGCGGGAATGGGTTTCCCATGGTACCTTAGCTCACTATCATAATCATCTTCAATAATAACTCCCCCAACAGCATCAGCCCAATGAATTAGCTTAAGTCGTGCTTCCACAGGCATCACATAGCCCAACGGAAACTGATGAGATGGAGTAACATAGACAACGGAACTATTGGTATGCATCAAATCATCCAAGTTTATACCGCTTGAATCAACTGGAACAGGATTGATAGAGTAAGAATAATTCTGGAAAACCGATCTAGGAATCCAGTGACCCGGATCTTCAACTGCCAGTACTGAATGCTCCCGCCGCAACAGTTGAGCAATGACTGACAGGCTGTCCTGAAGACCATAGCCGATGACAATTTGTTCAGGGTGACAAGCAACACCGCGAAATCGTTCTAAATACTGCTGAATCACAGAGCGCAATTCAAGTTCTCCTTGAGGATCACTATATAAAGTAAAATGTTCAGGATGTTCCTTTAAACTTTCGGTCATGAGCATACGCCAAATTTTATTGGGGAAACTATCTACAGAAAGACCCGCAGGGTGGAAATCAAGCGATTGAGACCTTTTAGCATCAACAGATTGTTTAATGGCTGTAAGCAGGTTTTGGGAAGCACGGGGAATAAACTCTTTCTCGAGTAATGATACATAGTACCCGCTTCGTGATTTACTGTATATAAAGCCCTCTGTGCATAATTGCTCATAAGCATACTCCACTGTGTTGCGACTTATGGACAATTCTGCAGACAGCTGCCTAACAGATGGAAGCTTTGCATCTGAAGCCAGTTTCCCAGATAAGATTTGATCTTTAATCTGGTTATAGAGTTTAATATGTAACGGCCGAGTATCCTTGCTATCCAAAATAAACATCATGTCACCACAATCTTAGCTGATTCAGAACATTTAATTATCGTCATTATATCGGTGCATAATAATCAATGTCAAGCTGATCCAGCGAAACTGCCCCCCTATTTTTTCGCTAAACTGCCTCTACTATCAGGGGCAAAATTGTTTTAAAATAGGACTATCTTAATCAGACTAAAAAAATGAGAGGATGTATGATTGT
This portion of the Sporomusaceae bacterium FL31 genome encodes:
- a CDS encoding DeoR family transcriptional regulator; its protein translation is MTVIFSAIMILGDNMKFNRLFEITTILLNKGSITAKELADRFGVSTRTIYRDIDTLSAAGVPVYMNKGSGGGISLLDHYAMSRTLITEEESESLLLAVKTLQATQYPEVDIVLEKMGALFKHAVNYDWVEVDFSPWGSMPNEKNKFNDIKRAMLQRQVIRFDYVNADGHKSSRLAEPEKLIFKGNAWYLVAYCQQRMEARTFRISRLKNLEITSETFVRKPKSSTDSGRDQEASAPDVQLRLRFQAKVLNRLYDYFDDSYIVKKDDDFFIIEIALPAGEWIYSYILSFGSAVEVLEPEHIRNTLVQRMKQALKFYEPREE
- a CDS encoding flavin reductase gives rise to the protein MKKSIGANTFALPTPVWVVGSYDESGAPNIMTAAWGGICCSVPPCVTVSLQKIRASYDYILKHKAFTVSIPSTKHIAEADYVGIFSGKKADKFAVSGLTAVRSELVDAPYVEEFPLILECRLIQTVDLGLHTQFIGEILDVKADEAVLGDNGLPALGKVDPFTFSPPERQYYSIGHSIGTAFSVGAKLGK
- the ycnE gene encoding putative monooxygenase YcnE, coding for MMMIVLVATMKAKSGKEAALETALKSVIPSVERESGTLQYILHRSQHDPGKFLFYEKYSDKAALDFHGSTLYLKELFDKLTDLLEETPAIDLYEEIARINK
- a CDS encoding GntR family transcriptional regulator, which translates into the protein MFILDSKDTRPLHIKLYNQIKDQILSGKLASDAKLPSVRQLSAELSISRNTVEYAYEQLCTEGFIYSKSRSGYYVSLLEKEFIPRASQNLLTAIKQSVDAKRSQSLDFHPAGLSVDSFPNKIWRMLMTESLKEHPEHFTLYSDPQGELELRSVIQQYLERFRGVACHPEQIVIGYGLQDSLSVIAQLLRREHSVLAVEDPGHWIPRSVFQNYSYSINPVPVDSSGINLDDLMHTNSSVVYVTPSHQFPLGYVMPVEARLKLIHWADAVGGVIIEDDYDSELRYHGKPIPALQGLHPKGNIIYMGTFSKVLSPALRIGYMVLPYPYLSLYRKLFCNYAATASLIEQRTLAKFIGQGYWERHLRKMRTIYKKKHDVMTHAIDRHFGSRVNILGQGAGLHVVLELTDHLFNENELLERALEKNVRIFPISDTYSGSYPYPSRVMLGFGRLNADELEKGIELLSQAWQI